From Rutidosis leptorrhynchoides isolate AG116_Rl617_1_P2 unplaced genomic scaffold, CSIRO_AGI_Rlap_v1 contig150, whole genome shotgun sequence, the proteins below share one genomic window:
- the LOC139881399 gene encoding uncharacterized protein: MASTSKLGDVQGKTAEVPPTWASLFGDNRLRCEGNELSFVPPSVVDGVPVVRFHFDEIQSEVEKWKYTLVGSVYGDVPKFARFQQFVMNPRLVSVHQIEQIVFLLNFVSQVAQHEAIGARPLTFNRRLLLLMEWQPSMEFKLIEVTLIPIWVKLPKLPLVFWAPKLLSRVGSVLSKLLMIDQCTMKQTRLNYTRLLVKIDITMKFQKTVNLVDENMKQFVQDVEYEWMLKQCSVCGKKGHLSKICPMRAQPVVRPGHAAVVQLIDVAQDSYNGESSK; encoded by the coding sequence ATGGCGTCAACGTCAAAGCTTGGCGACGTGCAGGGGAAGACGGCGGAAGTGCCACCTACTTGGGCTTCGCTTTTTGGTGATAATCGATTACGTTGTGAGGGGAATGAACTCTCTTTTGTTCCACCGTCTGTAGTGGATGGTGTTCCGGTGGTCCGTTTCCATTTTGATGAGATTCAGTCGGAGGTGGAGAAGTGGAAGTATACCTTGGTTGGGTCAGTTTACGGCGACGTCCCAAAGTTTGCACGTTTTCAACAGTTTGTTATGAACCCTAGATTGGTTTCAGTGCATCAGATTGAGCAGATTGTGTTCTTGCTCAATTTTGTTTCTCAGGTGGCTCAACATGAGGCGATAGGAGCTAGGCCTCTCACATTTAACAGGCGTCTGTTACTTCTGATGGAATGGCAGCCATCAATGGAGTTCAAACTCATAGAGGTAACTCTTATTCCTATTTGGGTTAAGCTCCCTAAATTGCCTCTTGTGTTTTGGGCTCCAAAGCTATTAAGTCGTGTTGGGAGTGTGCTAAGTAAACTGTTGATGATTGATCAGTGTACGATGAAGCAAACTAGACTGAATTATACACGACTCTTAGTTAAGATAGACATTACTATGAAGTTTCAGAAAACGGTTAATTTAGTTGATGAGAATATGAAGCAGTTTGTACAAGATGTTGAATATGAATGGATGCTTAAACAATGTAGTGTGTGTGGGAAGAAAGGACATCTATCTAAGATCTGTCCTATGAGAGCTCAGCCGGTGGTACGTCCTGGCCATGCAGCAGTTGTGCAGCTTATCGATGTGGCTCAAGATAGCTATAATGGGGAGAGTTCTAAATAG